A stretch of DNA from Desulfurobacterium indicum:
TGCAGTTTTTGGGGTCCACCTCAGGATATTCAAGAGCTTTTATCAGAGATGTACGGCATGGAGATAAGTCCCTCTCTCATTTCAAAGCTCACAGAAAGGATAATTCCTAAGGTAGAAGAGTGGCAATGGTAGTGTTCTCTCAAGTGTGTCTCCCGGTGGCAACCTCCTTATCCCTTGATTTAACAAACTTTTCCCACTCATCCTTACAAGGTAGAACCC
This window harbors:
- a CDS encoding transposase, whose product is MWCSFWGPPQDIQELLSEMYGMEISPSLISKLTERIIPKVEEWQW